A part of Terriglobus roseus genomic DNA contains:
- a CDS encoding TonB-dependent receptor, with protein sequence MYDSEGRVVPGATVTLTAVDTGLALTQTTNSAGLYTFQPVKIGSYSITAAAAGFATTTQQNIKVDIQSRVGVNLSLKVGGASETVTVSTAPPLLETQTGAVGQVVEAKTINETPLNGRNWVFIAQLTNGVTPSLGNTRGSGKGDFIANGQRATQNNFILDGVDNNTNLVDFLNGATFVQRPPPDALAEFNIQTSNYSAEFGHSAGAVMNASIKSGTNQLHGNFWEYFRSDKMNAKDWNALSVPRFHQNQFGATIGFPLIKNKLFYFGDVEANRITNAQVNRLMVPSALERQGNFTELLNPTVSGFNQPIHLKQPNTNGAAPLGAPCGNAENVMCAADIDQNALKILNMYPTPNNGSGLQQNYVQNVPRLDSTTQFDQRVDWNASPKDLLYGRFSYVHQIVKSALPLGPVLDGSGYGGYIQSNLAENGMGSYTHTFTPSLINEFRFGYNWGVFNFDTPNGFNGTIASSLGFGNVPCVPGFCGLPLVQIGGAVGLSQFGSTGTSRESQNVYQILDNLTYIKGKHSMKFGVAFQNVRFYYTYADSPRGNFTFNGHYTKIPGTSLSSGVADFLSRRVASAYITNAPGIHDQQWYNSAYAQDDWRLTPNLTLNIGLRWDFYQPLAESRDRQANFIPTAIGQGTGAGVFQLPTSQKSVTLAPEFINTLAANNVQIQYVGNNRLVTSQNTNFAPRFGFSYKANEKTVLRGGVGIFYGGLESNGNGNLGANYPYSLSQSFPEQSCTVGNCSTPFPYTLETGLPTLTPVTAATGFPGFHSTPASLQTPYTQNYSLSVQYALSNNLVSSIAYVGNESRHLTTYFAQNSNVALYQAGLNTQPYQPFPTLGGIGATVYTGYSSYNSLQAKLEKRFSNGLNFLATYTWGHAMDNTSSSGGLSTAVGTRTYYLLGGPKFEYTNSSYDVRNRVTLNGHYELPFGRGRKYMKSNRAVDLVLGGWEISDTFTAQGGTPFGMGTTTSNVAGAGSRPVLVTDPFRTGDPGIPGTLGSSSTPCPTQTKTKAHWYNPCSLAEPMGMLNAGNLICAPGSPVGTVQSGVACRYASGVTDPNLVAQFLGGKQNIVYGPGYWRNDVSLFKNFTIWREQSLQLRADVFNVFNHPTWGNPGVQNDDPVSGGRIDGPKSFGANTPDARFIQLAAKFYF encoded by the coding sequence GTGTACGATTCCGAAGGTCGCGTCGTTCCTGGTGCCACGGTCACCCTGACCGCAGTGGATACCGGGCTTGCGCTTACGCAAACGACAAACTCGGCGGGGCTTTACACCTTCCAACCGGTAAAGATCGGTAGCTATTCCATCACCGCAGCCGCTGCCGGATTTGCGACGACCACACAACAAAACATCAAGGTAGATATTCAGTCTCGCGTGGGAGTCAATCTGTCTTTGAAGGTTGGTGGAGCGTCAGAGACGGTGACAGTTTCAACGGCTCCTCCTCTTCTCGAGACGCAGACGGGTGCCGTCGGCCAGGTTGTTGAAGCTAAGACAATCAACGAAACCCCTCTCAACGGCCGCAACTGGGTGTTCATTGCACAGCTAACGAATGGCGTCACTCCTTCGCTTGGTAATACACGCGGATCGGGTAAGGGCGATTTCATTGCCAACGGACAGCGTGCCACGCAAAATAACTTCATCCTTGATGGCGTCGATAACAACACGAACCTAGTGGACTTTCTGAACGGCGCCACGTTTGTGCAGCGGCCCCCACCGGATGCGTTGGCTGAGTTCAACATCCAGACGAGCAACTATTCCGCAGAGTTTGGACACTCCGCCGGCGCTGTGATGAACGCCAGCATCAAGTCTGGAACGAACCAGCTCCACGGCAATTTCTGGGAATACTTTCGTAGCGACAAGATGAATGCAAAGGATTGGAATGCCCTTTCCGTTCCGCGCTTTCATCAGAACCAGTTCGGTGCGACCATCGGGTTCCCGCTTATCAAAAACAAGCTGTTCTACTTCGGTGACGTTGAGGCAAACCGGATCACTAATGCGCAGGTGAATCGGCTTATGGTGCCATCTGCGTTGGAGCGGCAGGGCAACTTCACAGAGTTGCTGAATCCAACCGTCAGCGGTTTCAACCAGCCGATTCACCTGAAGCAACCGAACACCAACGGGGCGGCACCTTTGGGTGCTCCATGCGGAAACGCAGAAAACGTAATGTGCGCCGCAGATATCGATCAGAACGCGTTGAAGATTTTGAATATGTATCCCACTCCGAATAACGGATCGGGACTTCAACAGAACTATGTTCAGAATGTGCCGCGTCTGGACAGCACCACGCAATTTGATCAACGTGTCGACTGGAATGCTAGCCCAAAAGATCTGTTGTACGGACGCTTCAGCTATGTCCATCAGATCGTGAAGAGCGCCCTTCCTCTTGGTCCTGTTCTTGATGGCAGTGGTTACGGCGGATATATCCAGAGCAATCTTGCTGAGAACGGTATGGGGTCTTATACGCATACCTTCACACCGTCGTTGATCAATGAATTCCGGTTTGGTTACAACTGGGGCGTCTTCAACTTCGACACACCGAACGGCTTCAACGGAACCATCGCTAGCTCGCTGGGTTTCGGCAATGTTCCTTGCGTTCCCGGATTCTGCGGTCTTCCGTTGGTGCAGATCGGCGGTGCCGTTGGCCTGTCGCAATTCGGTTCCACCGGCACATCGCGCGAATCGCAGAACGTGTACCAGATTCTGGATAACCTGACCTACATCAAAGGCAAGCATTCGATGAAGTTCGGCGTGGCATTCCAGAATGTTCGTTTCTATTACACCTATGCGGACAGTCCTCGTGGGAACTTCACCTTCAACGGTCACTACACGAAGATCCCAGGAACGTCTTTGAGTTCCGGTGTCGCGGATTTCTTATCTCGACGTGTGGCCAGCGCGTACATCACGAACGCTCCAGGCATTCATGATCAGCAGTGGTACAACTCCGCGTATGCGCAGGATGATTGGCGTCTTACGCCGAACCTAACACTCAACATCGGTTTGCGTTGGGACTTTTATCAACCTTTGGCGGAGTCGCGGGATCGTCAGGCGAACTTCATTCCCACTGCGATTGGACAGGGGACTGGGGCGGGCGTATTCCAGTTGCCAACGTCGCAGAAGAGCGTGACGCTTGCACCGGAATTCATCAACACTCTGGCTGCAAACAATGTGCAGATTCAGTATGTGGGGAATAATCGCCTAGTTACCTCGCAGAACACAAACTTCGCACCTCGTTTTGGATTCTCATACAAGGCGAATGAGAAGACTGTTCTGCGCGGTGGTGTAGGTATCTTCTATGGTGGATTGGAGAGCAACGGCAACGGAAATTTGGGAGCAAACTATCCCTATAGCCTTTCCCAGAGCTTTCCTGAGCAGAGCTGCACCGTAGGGAACTGCTCGACACCATTCCCCTACACGTTGGAAACAGGGTTGCCGACGTTGACACCTGTTACTGCGGCAACAGGTTTTCCTGGTTTCCATTCCACTCCTGCAAGCCTGCAGACGCCATACACGCAGAACTACAGCCTGTCAGTGCAGTATGCGTTGTCCAACAACTTGGTTAGCTCGATTGCGTACGTCGGCAATGAATCTCGCCATCTGACAACCTACTTCGCGCAAAACTCCAATGTCGCGCTGTATCAGGCAGGATTGAATACACAGCCGTATCAGCCCTTCCCAACATTGGGCGGCATTGGTGCGACGGTGTACACCGGTTACAGCAGTTACAACTCGCTTCAAGCCAAACTGGAAAAGCGTTTTTCCAATGGGTTGAACTTCTTGGCCACTTATACCTGGGGCCATGCGATGGACAACACAAGTTCTTCAGGCGGCCTATCCACGGCTGTTGGAACCCGTACGTATTACCTGCTTGGTGGGCCTAAGTTCGAATACACCAACTCGTCGTACGACGTGCGCAATCGCGTCACGCTGAACGGTCATTACGAGCTTCCATTCGGACGTGGCCGGAAGTACATGAAGAGCAACCGCGCAGTGGATCTTGTGCTGGGTGGGTGGGAGATTAGCGACACCTTTACTGCACAAGGTGGAACGCCCTTCGGCATGGGAACAACTACATCCAATGTCGCCGGTGCAGGCTCTCGTCCGGTACTTGTAACCGATCCATTCCGTACGGGAGATCCAGGCATTCCGGGAACACTGGGAAGTAGCAGTACGCCATGCCCCACGCAAACGAAGACCAAGGCGCATTGGTATAACCCATGCTCATTGGCGGAGCCAATGGGGATGCTGAACGCGGGTAACTTGATCTGCGCTCCGGGATCGCCTGTTGGTACGGTGCAAAGCGGTGTGGCTTGCCGTTATGCATCGGGTGTAACTGATCCCAACCTGGTGGCACAGTTCCTTGGCGGCAAACAGAACATCGTCTATGGCCCTGGCTATTGGCGGAATGACGTATCGCTGTTCAAGAACTTCACCATCTGGCGTGAGCAGAGTCTCCAGTTGCGCGCCGATGTTTTCAACGTATTCAACCACCCAACCTGGGGCAATCCGGGCGTCCAGAACGATGACCCAGTATCAGGTGGCCGCATTGACGGTCCCAAGAGCTTCGGTGCAAACACTCCGGATGCTCGCTTTATCCAGCTTGCGGCGAAGTTCTACTTCTAA